GCTGAGTATAGTTCAGGTTTTTAATCATGCAGTCCCGTTGAAAcatctaaacttttttttatattacacaaATGACTTAACCTTGTCATTGAACATTGTTATATGAGAAACTAATTTCAAATaatcgtaataaaattaatatattaagataaaatcttatgaattaaaatatacCTTAATAaagccaaataggcagttataGTTTCCTTAGCTCAATAAGCAAAATCCCATGTCATGCATTTAAcaattactaaaaaatattattattattattattattgcaaaattTTGTGTGTTATATGATTGTTATGAAAATGAGGTCCGATGTATCAAGATTTTATTGTATATACATAATGATGAGACCATCTTACCTAATTTACTGACTTTAAATTAACTTAAACCTAGgttatttctttttaaaccaaGAAACATTTGCCATTTTCAGACTCAAGCAATTGTTTTGAATTCAGAATACCACTTtgacagaacttttttttttaatttctaaacatTGTTAGCATTGAAACTTGAGCCTCTTGtccattgaaataatttatctTTGATGAGCTTCTATTAGCCACATTTTTCACTATATGTACAAATTGGAGACATATTCTATATGGATAGCCAATTTTATTATAGAATCACATAAAGCAAGAAAGTAAGTTAAAACTTGTTCTTAATGATTTTTGTTATACGTATATTTAAATACCTGTAATTTAAGACTGCAATATAGGAATTTTTTGCAACTAATCACTGCTGCaatatattttagtaaaatatatttgcttaaaaattaggttttaaaattaagaacaaaatgttttagattttgtattaatttattaaatgtagTATAGCCTAGTAATACTTCTGATTTCTTTGTTTATAGTATGGAGTATTTTATAGAGGGGAAGAATGTCTCGGCAGTGCAAGAATCACTCATCCAGGGCCTTCCTTGCGTTCTTTAGGAATGGAGCTGTCATCATTTCCATCAAATGACAAAAATTTGATCGAGCATGTATAAGTATAAACATCATAATTTTAAGTCGTGGTTTTACTGTTAATGTGGACACTCAAGAAGTCagtgtttatatatatgtttaatcaACATGTTACATTCTTGTCACTGTAAAATATGATGatcaaaataaagtttttactGTGTATTTGAAATGCTtcctttttaaatttgtttaaagttTTCTAAAATATCTGTatgtttgcatatttatctttcttgttTGTCACTGAGGTTTCTTATAACATACATTGTAATCAGCAATGTTGTATGTCCAAAACTACATCctgaatcaatcttccccatcacaataaccattcaaagaacgtagatatttatactggtacacaaaATAGTGGCTTTTGACTCAtctaattgaaaaaataattgttaacacAGTGATCTTAATTACATCATGTTGGATGTgaggttgaattttttttttcacattaataGGAGTTCATTGTTTATCCAGTGTAGGTAGGAAATGACCCTGGTGTAGACGCCAGGAAATGCCGTAGAACCACATCCAACACCAGAAGAAACTATGCCCACAAGGATGTGTGTCCTTGTGCCTGGCTGCTTCACTACTAGAGGTCCACCAGAGTCACCCTGAAATCATCCACAGTGTATCAGGGCTATATCTGTGAATACACTGCATACATAGTGTAACTAACGAGGAGGAAAATGTTTTCCTTGCTCTTGTATCAAATACTCCTTAATTGCCAGAGAAAGTGATTCCTTTCCAGGACTTGATAATAAAGTGTAATGAAACTACTGCTGTTCATGTAATTATGTACAGAAGTGAAAAGTCAGTAATAGTGGGTCGCACCGAGAGCATACTTGATTAAATCATTTTCCAACTTGCATGCAATCCAGCAGTGTATTTGGGGTGCTTGTGAATGttgaatgtcaaaaaaaattttatatgttgTTACAAATAGCAGTATGCATATGTTTCATTTGATGAAGCTCAAACTTCTTTTCTGTTTACAGCTCATTACTTTGTAGTTCCTTGTtttaaagttacttttaaaatatgAACAGTACAGGGCTAATACGTGCATTTGTGATGTATTAGTGTGGTCCACTGACATGTATAATATGAAATGATAGTTTTGTCTgagttttcaaaaaattaattgaagGACAGTAATTGGTCCCAGCTGTCATCAACCAAACAAACCTCTTCAGATGATTCTTTTTGTTACTAATAATGCATATTCTTCCTGGACCTAGACTTCAAACTAATATCACTGAGGTTATCCTTCAATACAGGCTTTAACTGGTTGTATACTCATGTGACATAAAGCAATTTTGTTGataggtatttgataaataaacaaaattgtcTGTACCAGCTCATTCTGTGTGGCAAGAAAAGCCCCTCTGTATATCAATTGAATAAATACATTCACGTATGGATTGTCATCATCACCATTTTTTGCAATACACATTGGAATATCTGGCCACTGATAAAGAGCAACTATATCCTGTAGCTGCCACTGCCGTCCAAAATCACATATTTGTGGATATTATTGTTACTGGATCTGCATCTCCAGAAGCAATCCTTGTACGAAACCAACCTGTAAACCTGCTGCATCTGGGAGGGTTTTAACTCTACAAATTGCCCAGCAAACTAACTTCAAGTACTGGATACTATGCCAGATGCTTGTCGTGAACATCTTGGAACTATATAGTTCTTATGTGGGCCAGTTATGAACATTCTGGGTTTGAAGTGGGATCCAAAATTTCACCTAAACATCGGCAATGGGAAGGCCACCAAATGCTTTGtgctgtcaattgcgtgaattTACAATCCCATGGGCTAGCTCTCTCACATAGATGTGTGGACGAAGATTGTGCGTCAGCATTAATGGACAGCAGGCATCAGTGTAGGTGAGCCCTTACCCCCTCTGATTGCAAACAAATGTGCTCAGTTCATAGAATTTTTACCCAAAGTTAAAACTTTTCAACTACCTGGTTTTGTGTGTCGTAATATAATAAGTGTGGAGTTACATGGTTTTCCAGATGCATCTGAATGAGTATGTGAAGACGTGAAAGATTTACAGGCCGTTAATGCCATGGAGAATGTAAACATTAGTCTCACCATGGCCAAGTCACAGGTTGGTTCATTGAAGCTGGTCTCATCTTAGATGAGCTTTGCAGTGCTGATCTGTTGGCCAAGTTGCTTCACTTTTGTTATGCTTTTCTTTCAGAGTTCATTAATATTACACTAACACAATTATGGACAGATTGAAGCATCACACTTGCCTGGATTGACTCCTGATTATTTGCTGAAGACTTGTATTTCCAAGCCAGGTATCCCAAATTTAGAAATGGGTTCCTCCTCATGCACTGGACATGTAGTATCCAAATACAACTCAGCTAATCGTTCTTCATGTGGTGTTATTCCTCATCGGTTTTGTTCTCATGCCCTCCTGAGAAATGACCATCTTCAGGTGATCATGCTTATTCTGAAAAAATCCCTTAACTTAATCTCCTCAAGTGGTTCTTTAACAACTCAAGATACTTAAGTACCAGTGTCCTTGTTCCAACATGTATCATTTGAAGCTTATTCATATTTTGGCATATATGAACTTACAGGGTGTAAGTGTATCTAGAATGAGTGTTTTAGATGATTTGCATTATCTAAAGAAGCAAGTGGATGGTTCTCTCACAAATGCTGACATATGTTATTCATCAAAACACCCAAGTTTACTTCTCTAAGATAATCCTGCAGTGTGGCTTCTTGTGAGCCTGTTTCATTTGAAACAAATTCATGTTAGCTTTTGTACAATTTTCTGTGTCAACAATTTTGGGTTATGGCAGCTTGATCCATCTTTCGATTTCAGGTTTTTAATTGTGTACAGTGCTTCCGCTATTGCCCTACTAACCAGCATCTGTTAATGGTTAATTTTACCTTGAGAGGGAGTAACTCAATCTGGACCTTTTGAGAGTAGTGAAGTTGACTATGCGGAaccaatttatatttatgtaaacaaGTTCCATCGCTGCCATTTTCATTTCTTTTGTCACCAAAGAATCACATTGAGCTAGTTCGGAACTTTACTTCTGATAGATTTTTTGGTGATTTTGACAAGTTTTGTATCTTTGTTCCAATCTGTACTCAGACTGCGGTGCTAATTTTGTGTGAGCAGCCCAACAGCTTACCAATATTTTCAATGCATTATTCAAATCTCCAGTGGTGGAGAATTTCATCACTGGTTACTGAATTAAGTTTCACTTTCTACCCGCTGCTAGTCATCATTAAGGGGGATTGTGGGATGTGGCTATTAAGTAAGCTAAGTACCACCACCATGTACGCATGATTGGAAATCAAGTCTTCCTCTTATGAGAGCTGATGGTGCTTTGCACCCGAGTGGAAGCCATTCTTAACTCGAGACCCCTCACTCCAATTTCATCTTATCCTGTAGACTTGTCAGCACTGACACTAGGCCACTCCCTCATCGCTAGACTACTTGTAGCTGTACCTGAAACTGCAGACCTGACAAAAGCATTTACTTCATCTTATGGTGGAAGAGGGTGTGCACTCTAGCTAGACAGTTATGGAAAAGGTGGCATCTAGCACATTTGCAGCAGTTACAACCTAGGAGTAAGTGGCATGCCTAACAATCTGGATTAAACCCAGGAGACCTTGTGCTTGTGGGCGAGGAGTGAACACCACCTCAAAGTTGATGTTTGTCAAGAGTTACGAAGGTGTTCCCAGAAGCTGATGGTTGTGTAAGAATTACTGAAGTGCACACCCAGAAGAGAATATTGAGCCAGTTAGTGCACGTGCTGTACCAGCTTCCTGTAAACTGGTACACTCTAAAAAACTATTCCTGTTACTGTAGAGACTGTTTTGTGGCAACAATATGAATTGTTCTGCAGGACATTCTGCCTTTTGGTATAAATATTGCGTAAATATTGGTGATTTATTGAAAATGTACTTAGTGTCAATGTAAACAGAGGAACTTTATAGTAGTTGCTTTGAAATCAAACATTCTCTTTATTTGCAACTGAATTTAAATTTCCTAACTTTTTATTATGGTGGTCATTCATGCTTGATAATACACATAACACTTTAAGAACATTTAATTTGGAAGGAACTAGTtattaagatttaattttataGCATTCAAACAAGTGAATACAAATTCAcagtacaaaatttaaacataGTAACCTACACACCTGACAAGCATCCTTCCCGCCTTGTTCATCACCTGCACAAAGCTGTGAGTCTATGATGCCACGTGGATAGCTTCTGCGTAACGCAGCTGATCGTGAATATAATGCACTGCACTTGCTGCTGTTCATAATCGTTACAGACACTTCATGAAGGATGTCGGTTGAATCTCCACCTGTAAGCAGAATTGGAACACTAGATTCTCGCTTGTAAACGTGGCTCACAGCGAAACACTTCAGGCAGGGCTGTAGAAACAAAGAGcccgggggcaaataattttgtcgggtCCTTTCACAATTACCTAATATACTACAACTTTTAAAACcccacaatcaaaaaaaaaatcttaagtttgTAAACAATTCCTTGGCCATAACTATAATCATGAGCCACCTGTATctcataacttgtaaggtttccagtAAATTCGACTagcgaaataattttaattttcatcgtACTATCCGggtaaactaaacataaaaattcATCTTGAAACTCAACCGAGCTTCCCTAATGTTCAAGCCCCAAGGATTTTGCCCCTCTTAGCCCACTCTCTCAAGTCTCTGACTTCAGGCCACATTAATTCAAAGTACAAAGCCTCTTTTATCTATAACTTTAAGCTTACATGTATAAAACTTTCCTTAAGTTATACCTCATTTGAATCAGAGTTCTGGAGTATAAGTacccaaatttttaaaaaacttgtgtttttttcATTAACATCCTGCAATATATTAAGATATAAAATGAGGTAAAAAAGGTATTACAGGTTTAATTGAGAGTTTTGAAAACTCAAGTAGGTAAACCTTAGcccatttaaaattttgaccaaaaaattagtACATCAGTATATGAAACATGTCAAAGATAAGCTGACCGTATGAATTTTTTATGCTTTACAGACGATATTCATTTCTTTCCGTACTTGCATGAAAGGTCTcagcaaaacatttgtttttaaatcattACACAATTTATCTGCACATAATTAGgtaaataagttaattttatgtaaacttttttatttcattatgtatTATGACTAAAATGTTCTTTGGCCTACCATATCTTTACAATAAGCACAACAGCACAAGCAATCTTGCATTTCAACATAATTTGGTGTAAAGAAATAGCAAATTTTAACTTTGTTGCCTTCTCCAATTtgccttttttattattatttagaataATACCTGATATTCTGAAATTTACTTTCTTTAATGTGTTACATCAGCCAAAATGCAAAATACCAACGAACTTACGGTGTAAAATGCCCCAATATATAATGAAAAGAACTGCAATTGGCCACTCTTGGGTAAACATGCagaatagagctgtagcaaaccgtatgtattcgatactgagtaacgggtgcgccatttagtaccgagtaacgaaatgttacacacgaatgcattttgtTACTCACATTTTTCATAGTATAGGATTTATCGTTagaatattgtttaaattttattgtcaataaataattttcgacACCTATTAGTagctttttcattataatcgacgCATAATGGATTGCGATGTTATTGTGATATAACATAAGCTCAtggttaaaattttcaaaatagtaaattCATTGCAAATTTAGTAAATTCTgtcaacagttcacttgtagttctacactttacctattaaatcagattaaatttagaatgacttaaacacaagtctggttcaaaatacggaaaagtgaaaaaatgcaccttacgcagtttggtatgtaatgtattaagtatgttttctacaaattatgAATGTTGTGACGCCGTGATgccatactgtacgcgtacgcaatacgactcaattcgttgctctaacataacatagcatgttatgaggtatcTGAAgcaacgagtaacgtaacgatacgatagtaacgagtactaattgttatagtaacgaatacatacgggtacactttttttcgttacttttacacctctaatgcAGAAGGAGTAAGCTAATACATACGGTAGGTAtagtcatgggcgtcgcaaggatatattttttggggggggacttcaattgatttagttgttgaggaatatccatcccttgGAAAAAAAAGCTGGGAGGCCgggggtcctccctcgggaaaatttggggtttgaaggtgaaaaaaggtggtttttaggcatttttctttcctaaatattctaattatagttggttgtaatatataatttattttttataaaaaatattttcagagaacaaatttgtaaaaacacagtgctctaATTACCACCATTGCACTAAATGCACCATGTGCAACAtttgggttatatcacagaaatcatatttttaatataactacgaaactaaatatattattggaggggacgaaattgaagacttttattattggggggggacgtgacccccccttcccccccggttgcgacgcccatgggtaTAGTACTGCCCTGAGTGCCACGACTGTGTGGCCTCGGCTGACTGCCGCAGGACATCACAGAATCCCTGTAGCACACAGGCAAGGGACAGGGGAGGTAGCGCACCGACGTGGCAACAGTGTAGTGTGGGTTCCCTCGCTTCTTTCGTGCCTTCGCTAGTGGTTGGCTCTCTTCGCCCTCCCCAATGGGGTTTGAGCTCTTTGTTCACTAGCTTTGTCTGCCCAGGTTAGCACCCTGTTTAATCACCTTTCCTGACTATAGGACATGTCGCCACTTTTGTGATTGTTGTCTTAAAAACATTTCTTACTAACAAAGATGTTTCAATGTTTGAAAATGctgttacagtagaaccctgttataatattcatatttataacatttttctgCTTATAACATTGTATTTTTCAAATCCTGACATTTTCCCCATAATGATGTGTATTTAcatcctgcttataatgtttgaaTTCTGAAATCAAAGaaatgcaaaacaaaaataaaaacctcTGTGTATTCAATATGTCAATTGTACATATGTTTGCAGTTACATGTCTGTTGGCGCCGTcatcttggaaaacaaaatataaaatcagATGTATGTATGGAGTTCTACAATATATTAGTTTGTCAACCTTTTTGCGATGgctcataaaaaatataataaagtattATATTGCTTTACGAGTTTAATTTACTTTAGTAGTAGAtaggaatttacaaaaaaaaaacttgttcaaATGGTGAAGGAATTGGACACATACATTTCCACTCTAAATGCTATTGTGAATGGTGAGACAATTTTACGAAATGTGACAGTGTGTCtgcaaaaacaaagaaaacagaAGCTGTTACATCTATGTGACAGTtatcattaaaacaaatttacttGGATGTCTTATTtgctactgaaaaataaaataaacaagacACATATTACCGAAGAACTGGTGACCCCATCCAGTAAGCATGGCACTTTGTCCTGTGTTTACAGAGTGAAGAACGGAAGGCAGGCAGACTGGCCTCACATATTTACTAAAGCTGGCATTACGTCCCAGGTGGAGCATGGCAATGTCATTGTAATTTACTGGTGGCGAGTATTCTGGGTGCACCGATATGAAGCTCACTGGCAGGTCAGCTGGGGCAGATGGCTCGTGTTCACTTGCAAAATCAAGCTCGCCAACTCGTACCACATCAGGTTTCCTGCAAACCAGAGTTaagctttaaaaattttccaaTGACAAATTATACTTTGTTTCAGGCAGGATGTCCACAAACTATAATAACTGACTTGGTGAATGACCACTGggaacaaaataaacaaaaaatgaaaacaaataaacagAGTTACCCACTATTTGTTGACCTATTGCATGACTCCTATACAAAAATTTTgagaaagttattttatttatatgaaaggTTGTTAAAGAATATGCCCTACCTGTTTAGAATGTTAATGAAACTAGTTAAAAATTCAatcttgtaacaacccagattacagccttcctcatgcaatccagtaataataatttgttataaatattttggtcatatttcaggttagatgtaaagtttttccttttaaaagtttttgtacctaaacgtttttatttttaaaattcataggtTTAATTtctacagtggcgtagccaggatttgtgtatggggggtgttaagaagcatggcccccccgtattaaagcggggggtccgggggccctcccccgggaaaatttggattttaaggtgtaaaatagtgctattttagcagttttaggttcttaaatttaaatattgtaatggtaaaaattttattaattttaatatgaaatttgtttgagtgatgaataagaaattaattaaagatttgatgctaagggggggtttgaacccctaaaacccccccctggctacgcccctttCTAGTaattctttgtgtgggaaggcatgctgaggaaatctccttcgttatttccacgaccgaggctttgtttcacacgctaggcgtgtgagtcactgtcacgggagtgtgtgagagagagaaaatcgctgcgtcgtgggaacagaagtaagaattTCGGGGAAGCCTCTGTTGCCAAGTGGCGTGATTgactgaaaattacgtcagctagcccaggacactgcccgcacaaaggggaGGAAGGCTGTAAAGTTAGTCATTGTCCGGGACGAGAGATGGTGGTCTGGCGATGGCTCgcataataatgttttattaaagtaCAACTTTGCGGCTACGGTCCGGGCGACGCcttacaacttttttttcttcggacattttaatttaattataaattttttgactGTAGTCGTAGGCAAAGCCCACCGCAAGGCGACAAAGCCGTCGCTGCCCCGAACTTATCCGGGCAATATAATGTAATTCGTATTAAGAATCTACGTGTTTTTTCTCCTTTCTTGAggtacatttcaattttttttgtgtgtgctctGTTGTACGGAATATAGTGTggtttttacatgaataaaataaaaacattgagtaagaatttcttcgtgacctgccatataacctgtatgttccactcatcacctaattttgagctagccggaggtggtgactGGTGAGTGGTGACTATCTGGAAAGGACatgagcggaggccccctggccccaaattattttacaaataaaatgaacaatttttttcagtcgagttttccaataaataatttattgtgaaatcaagtagattctcttagtatttaataaacatacataaatataatcggagacaagaattatatgaaattaaattttagtgttaatgaatatttctgttaatatttaacaataatataatcatgtatgtacaaagtaggtactgtaggtaaaggtaaaacagcgaaaaaataatatcaaaggatttgtgggggccctccgtttgtggaggccccggggctttcgccccgattgccctcccctaaatccgtcCCTGCATCTTCCCAGTAATAAATTACGTAGGTGGCCCGTTCATGTGCAACCtaatacaagaataaaaaaaaa
The DNA window shown above is from Bacillus rossius redtenbacheri isolate Brsri chromosome 2, Brsri_v3, whole genome shotgun sequence and carries:
- the LOC134529802 gene encoding venom protease-like isoform X1, which translates into the protein MNAWELIFQLAVHLSQREECAVSVHNKIPQHTLQGKFASEIIGGIPLRTASSSPWMVAVGERSVNGSVDWYCAGALIQSNKVLTAAHCVVRRKPDVVRVGELDFASEHEPSAPADLPVSFISVHPEYSPPVNYNDIAMLHLGRNASFSKYVRPVCLPSVLHSVNTGQSAMLTGWGHQFFGGDSTDILHEVSVTIMNSSKCSALYSRSAALRRSYPRGIIDSQLCAGDEQGGKDACQGDSGGPLVVKQPGTRTHILVGIVSSGVGCGSTAFPGVYTRVISYLHWINNELLLM
- the LOC134529802 gene encoding venom protease-like isoform X2, coding for MNAWELIFQLAVHLSQREECAVSVHNKIPQHTLQGKFASEIIGGIPLRTASSSPWMVAVGERSVNGSVDWYCAGALIQSNKVLTAAHCVVRRKPDVVRVGELDFASEHEPSAPADLPVSFISVHPEYSPPVNYNDIAMLHLGRNASFSKYVRPVCLPSVLHSVNTGQSAMLTGWGHQFFGGDSTDILHEVSVTIMNSSKCSALYSRSAALRRSYPRGIIDSQLCAGDEQGGKDACQNKHDHLKMVISQEGMRTKPMRNNTT